CTTTCATCACATCTATTAACTAGACCGGACAAGTTTGATTTATATATAATGCTTTAGTTAATTGACTGATTAAAAACTTAGAATATCAAGCGATATAATTCGCGATacatgcttaattaattaatagaccAAATAAGTCTTTTTTTATGTTGGTTAAGTAAGTTGAAAGTGTTCGATCAAATTGACTTACATTTAAGGACATGTTAGTGTGTCAGAACAAGTTATCTACCGATAATCAATATTGGAATTACACGATTACGCTGAGGGATTAAATTTTGACGGTCATGATTTGTCAGGGCGCGCAGCACATGCATTTTACGTACAAGgcgatgatttatcttattccgaaCAAATCATGACTTGCATGTCGAATATAGTGTAATTTCATAGGCATTTAATTGATCATATATTGCTTTATTTTTGGTCTAGCTAGTGATTGGATTACACAGGAGAGAAAACTTATATAATTGGGCAATAATTTCTCAACCGAGATAAAATAGTGACTATAAAGTAGCTAggtataatacaaaattttccTCATGCTCCCCAAACTCATTGACTATGCATTAATTTGAATGTAATTAACCCCACGAAGTCATAGAGATTCTTATATAATGTTTTGTTTGCATCTCTTGAGACTGTTTCCTCCAATCCCCCACCACATCTAATCCATGATACATATTCTATTGAACTTGCGCAGTTGTGGGAAGAGACAAGTTGCCTATTAATGAATATCTCATGCATCTCACCAATGcaataaagaaaaaagggtTAGTACCACATACCACATGATTGTGATGTACATTAGGGCTTTGCAAGAGCCGTGGGAGCAtgatccctctctctctctctctctctctctctctctctctccaaattaTTCCGGTCCTACACTAGTCGATCGTATTTGTACATCTCATACACAGCTCTCCAGAAGCATTTTACTTACTAAGTTTGGCGTATATAAGGGACATACTGATACGTATGCTGTGAGGGCTTATCTGCACGTACCACATCTCTCGGTATTAAAAAAAGCGTAATTTCTAGTTAGATACAGTAGTAAtatgagaataaaaattaaaatatagggTTCCAAATGGAGCCTTCATTCTTGAGCAGAACTCCTAGCTTGTTGCACGCCTTTGATATCCAGCCATCCAACTTTTATGCAGATTGTATTTCTAAACTGTCTTATCATATCTAACTTTTGGATTAGTATCAGAGTCAGTACTAATTAAGATCCTAATATTTCGAGACCTCGTTTGTCAACTTTAATCCTATTTGTATCCATTATGAACATAAATAGAGTGTTGAATGATCATATGAGTCACAGTAGCTATATCTCGTGATTAGAATTGAAGTATCAGATAAAATAGAGCTAACAGAGAGTACGATGCAACAGAATACAGATGCACCAGAAAATaatgtcctctctctctctctctctctctctctctctctctctctctctctcggagaACCTAAAATTAGGGATTTGGGCTTGGCAAAAGCCCATGCGTTAAGTTTAAGTCCAGTAGCCAATAGATTCGGCCCGTATGACATCGACATTTGGTGTCACATCGGGCCGGGCTTATTTCTATTAGTATATGATTTGAAAATTAGNctctctctctctctctctctctctctctctctctctctctctcggagaACCTAACTCAAATTTGGAACATGTCATTATAGAGTGATGGCTAAATCCCTAATTAGTTGTTCATTGGACTTTTTCTACTGCATATTATTTGGACGTTCTCATTCCAACCACCATCCCCATCTTCTCGACATGTTCCATGTGTTAGGCccattaattaaaaatagacAAAAATGTATATGACGTCTCTACATTGTGTAGAAAAATTTAAGAGAGATAGCATatttaccaaaatacccttgtacaaacttttaattttcatgCACACATTTTCAGTTGTCAGTTTCAATATTTCTTTCAGTGAAAGGAAAGGTCAGTTTCatacatatacaaaaaataaaaaaataaaaaaataaaaaaattatagatgatAATCATTGTTGAATTcaaatgattaaaataaaactcCCTATCAgcttatggtatcagagcctataTAAATTCATAGCTCAAATCCCATGAGACttctaatataatttaatttcatattttaaatttattaaaaataatttgtttaaaattttttttaaagtaaatgacTTTTACAGCACGCGAAcggcatatatataattttgtattttgtactagaccaaaaatatttgcaacatacatatataattttcatGGATACATATGAATCTAAGATCCCTTTCAATCAGTAGAGAAACTATGGGTTCCCTCAACTAGTATTCTATGACAAAAATACAATAATCCAGCTCACCCTTTGAAAGCAACATGAGGGGATGAGAAAAGGAGGAAGCAAAAACCAACCACAGTGTTGTTGAGTCTTCATTTGGGCACCTAGAGGTCTGATTTGACTTTTCCTTTgccccaaaaacaaaaaaagaaaaagaaaaagagcaaacaAACTTAAACAAATACCAATAATCAAGATCATCGACCTAATTAATAGTATTATTTTCAATCAGACACAgtcaatgatgtgggagaaccTAACTAATATACTGTGAATATGAATACCCAAGAAACCATTACAAAGCTCTCTTCTCTTCTATTAATGGTGCTATAGCAAACACCATTTGTGATCTCTTCTTGATCCCTAAACTCTCTCCTATTGAAGAAAATTAAAGATGGCTTCTTCTGCATATAGTAGAACACAGAAGAATTCGCTGGAGCGGAAGTCGCGGTACGACGGGCGGCTCGTGAAGAATCTAAGCAAGATCGAGCCGAAGAAGATCGGAATCGGGCTGGTCGCGGGGTGCTGCTTGGTGCTCCTCACTTACATCTCCCTCGCGAAGTTCTTCGCCATCTATTCGCCTGTTTTCTGTAAGCATATCATATATTCATTCATATTGCCGATTCTCCGGTCCCGCGTAAAATTTCATATTGCTGCTAATCTGCAATCTTGTTTTTCacattcatcttcttcttctttctcggTAACGAAACCGTCATTAGGGTTATCGGAGGATCAGGCTCCGACGAAACTTTCTAATACAGAAACTCTTCCAAAAGGTAAGATCAGATGAATAATACACGAACAAGAGCTTTTGAAATTCAAATGATTTTAATTGgaatttaattgtttttttgCTATATTGTGTAGAGATTGTTGCGAGGAATGAAACAGTGGAAACAAAACCAGACGCAAACGAAGAAGATGAGGAGAAAACATCGAAAAAACCTACGGAGGTGGACCAGCTACAGCAGCGCGAACCCGAATTGGATCCGACCGAAGAAAACGATTTCGTAAATTTGGGAGATAAAGTTTCTCGCACGACCAATCCTACCCCCTCCACAGCTCCGGAAGAATCCTCAAAGAGCACCATTTCTGAACTATGTAATCTTAATTTCATTAACTTAACCTTCTTTAATCACAATCGTTAGTTAATTATTACATGTATATAACTTTTTTTCTCACAATTCACGCGCAGACGGAAAGAACGACAAGAGTAAATCCGAACCGGCGGCGCCGCGGGCGGAGCCGAAGCTCACATGCGATGACAAGAGCGTGGACGAAGGATTCCCCTACGCGCGGCCCGAGTACTGCGACATGAGCGGCGACATTCGGATCAGCCCGAAGCAGTTGACGGCGTTCTTCGTCTCGCCTTCCACGCCGCCCGCCCTCGCCCCCTCGGGGGAGCGCCGGCTGCGGCCCTACGCCCGGAAGGACAACTTCCTCCTCCCGGGGGTGCGAGAGGTCGTGCTGAAGTCCGCCGGCACCGACGGAACAGACAATTCTGCTCCTTCATGCACCACCACGCACGCCGTGCCTGCAGTCGTCTTCTCGGTCGCGGGATACACCGGCAACTTCTTCCACGACACCGCGGACGTGCTCATCCCGCTCTTCCTGACCTCAGCTCACTACAAGGGAGAAGTGCAGTTCTTCATCACGAACTACAAGCCGTGGTGGGTGCACAAGTACCAGCCGGTGCTGCGGAAGCTGAGCCGCTACGAGCCCATCGACTTCGACTCGGACTCGGGCGTGCACTGCTTCTCGCACGCGACTATCGGGTTGGTGAGAGACCGGGACCTGATCATctacccgaacccgacccgcaACCCGCGGAACTACTCCATGGTAGACTTCACCAGGTTCATGCGCGCGGCCTACGGGCTGCCCCGCGCGCTGCCGGCCGCGCTCGGGGAGGAGCCCGGCCGGAAGCCGCGGATGCTGATCATATCGCGGGGCCGCACCCGGAAGCTGCTCAACCTGCGCGAGGTCGCCGCGATGGCCGAGGAGATGGGGTTCCGCGTCGACGTCTCCGAGGCCGGCGCCGACGTCCCCCGCTTCGCCGAGCTCGTCAACTCCTGCGACGTCCTCCTCGCCGTCCACGGCGCCGGCCTCACCAACCAGGTCCCATATAACAAGAATGAATTATacgtttcttattagttaagatACGCTGGCTGTTCAGTTTGTAAATTTTcgcatgacgtgggcttgaattaaatgggagaaaattaatatgctagaagCCTGacatgactcgaactcaggacctcctgttctgataccatgtgaaacaaccgttgtactctaagaacttaaactgttagagaacggtgtttaaacatttttatgtTTAACACTTTTTTGATTACTCAGGTGTTTCTGCCGACGCGGGCGGTGATGGTCCAGATCGTGCCGTGGGGGAAGATGGACTGGATGGCGACGAACTTCTACGGGCAGCCGGCGCGCGACATGAACCTGAAGTACGTCGAGTACTACATATCGAGAGAAGAGAGCACTTTGATCGATCGGTATCCGAAGGATCACCTGGTTTTCACTAACCCGTTGGCCATCCATGGCCAGGGATGGAAAGCCCTGGCTGACATTATCATGACCCAGGATGTGAAGCTGGACCTGTGGAGGTTCAGACCGACTCTCCTGGAGACGCTCAATCTTTTGCAAGAGTAGAAGGGCTTAATTGTAATTTTGCGCGCGTgagtttaatctttttttttctaatttttttttctctctttaaaagGATTATTATTGCTACATCGGAATTGCTGATTTACATTGATTGATTCACGGAAAAGGAAACTtagttttgaattattatttttcttgttgAAAAGTATGGATAGAGATGTGCAAAAGTGACCGGTAACTAAcaaggaaaaaattaaaaaaataaaaagaaatggtaGAGATTAGCTAATTAGGTGCAGCGTTGCATAACGAATGAGATTGAGGGCTCAATCTAAACCAATCATTAGcacaaaagtaaaataaattaattataataataactatagAATGGATTTAATTTGGATCAAATTCATTGTATACATACCATgtgaccaaaaaataaaaaaatagacaaTAATTGAACTACATTAAGTATCCAATTTTCATTTATACTAAGGACTCGTTTTACTTAACCCGAGTTTTCACTAAGTTGCTATTTAAGTAGAACTATTCTAAAGGATATATAAAGCTTTTCTTAATGAGAtagttcaacaattttctcCCTAAAGTTAATTAGGCCCGAAATGAATTGTTTGTTTTCGTACCTAAGATTGAAATCGTTTATTTGGGactattaaatagaaaaatatatgaacaccattctctaacgatttaaaattttagagtacaacggttatttcacatgatatcagaatAGAAGATCCTAAGTTCGAGTCACGTTAGGTTTCTAGTACTATTAATTTttcccatttaatttaagttcaagtcatgagttttataaaaaagtctcGAGCTAAGGACATAAGAAGGAGTGTTAAATAGCACAATAATTATTTCACATGAACATCATTTCTTAACGACTGTATCTAGTACAGCTGGCTAATATCTGAGATTTTAAGTTCGCAGTTTAGTTGTTTCGCATTTTTAGATGAGTAAATTGctactttctctctttctaaaaaaaaaaaaaaaggtcaattaCTATCTAATCAAAATCTACTCCTTGTTGAGTACAAGAAGTTAGTGTAAGTAGTGTTTTCTCCTTCATTAAAGTTTGTACCATTTATGTTTGGTGTTAGTTGGGGGTATTCAATTTGAATAAGAGAAAATAGATGGAACTTTAAAAAGGTTAGATTCCTAAAAGAAGAGATTCAAAGCAACCATTGGATGCTTGTGGAAAAAGTGCTTTGAGAGGAATATCAGAATgttccacatatatatatatatatatatatatatatgcccaaATTAATTAAAGCACTTCTTCTTAATTAAGCTCATATAGTGGTTGTTACAATTAAGGTAGAATAATATTATAAGGATGGTCCCTATATATACTCTTTAATTCCTTTAATTTCTCTAGACTCTTTCTTAATTACATTGAAGTACTTTAGTTAGTccctaataatttaaaaaataaaataaaatttcatcatgaaaaatatttaataattttaaagtaaattaaaaataggtgaaccaatataataataatgattatttttattatgttaGTTAGAACATTTAAACAAAGGGCTACTACACTTGTACAATtgcctcctttttttttttttttttttttttttggtaagaaTGTACTAAAAGCACCACCTCAAGATACTACGgccaattttgaaatagacacCTCAactatttctattttaattGACAATccatttacttttaattttttctttaagtggcattaattaattaatttgtatagTAAATTAAGTACTTTTAAATTATGGTGCTTTTATTAGCCAAACTGTTTATTTCATTAACCGATATGTCTAATAGCTACTGCAGAcattaattttacaaaattttaaactaaaattaaaaaaattaaattaagataattaagagataaaaaataatttcgaaTCAGAAGTGGAAGATAATATTAGGCTTTTTGGTTTTATAGCTAGAGTTACAGATATTttaccaattaaaattttaatatgaggTGAAAACTGCATTAATTACACAAAATATCAATCAAatcagaaaaaaatatttgaacaaataaacaaaaaagaaatgaaaaacctaattgggaatCTCCAtgtaattttatcaatatttattggcttaattatattatactatactgtagtttacagattttttttttcattttttatattgttcgatttttttttttttaaaacacatCACTCAATTATCAATTTCTTTTCACATCATGCACTATAAGTAATAAacctataattttaaataaaagctattagaaatacatACTAAAAATGGTGGAGTATATATTCAgtttattttgataaaaaaataaataaatacgtaaaattagtaaaagatagatgaaaataaaataataaaaatttttaatgagtCTATCACAAAAAtttgttttaacttttttctATCATGTAATGCGAGCTTCGTAATAAATTTGCTCGATCTtatcttaaataataaattttatcgaTAGTAATGTAGATATATTAATGGAAATGTACAGATTGGCGAGGGACAAATAGTTTAgtaatatttatgaaaaaaatagtacaagatagaaaaaaataaataaatctaaaatatagagtagagattaataaaatataataatacaacgatatctttgaaaataaattagtatagcgaaaaaaaaaaagaaaaaaaattctttaaagtATAGTGTGCTAGAGTATAGTTAAGCTATATTTATTTGGAGATTTTACTTATTTATCCCTGACTGcgattcaaaatttttcaaatttatttttaaattatcaaaatatctttttaaatctcaaattttactAGTAAactctcaaaatttaaaaatatttgaagaaatttttgaacattaataagaatatttttgtcaacagagatatatatagtagatatttttaaaaagaaaaatatcaaataccatccctatgctttcacactttttttttaatatcatatgatttagagtgtatcaatttagtctttcgtggttttatttttttctttttattattctctccgctaattttttttcgttaaattaataacaaagttaaaattaaaagatactaaagtgattaTTCGATAAACATAGGTGAgctatctaaagttttttgtatataatttaataaatattaacggaaatgctgacgaaaagataaaaataaaatcacagaatactaatttgatacactttaaatcacaagatattaaagtggaaaagtgcgaaaccatagagatggtatttgaaatttatccttTTAAGATTAAGAGTATATTAAAGTATtatttaaacattatttttatttatttattttgtatattaattTGTATTGAATGGGAACGTTCTAGAGCCATACGGTGACAAAATTACAAGTCTCAATGCTTTTGTCGTGCCATCACACCAACGGCCAAAAAAGTCATCGTCGAACGTGCCACGAAATATTAATTACTGGTAAAATTGTGTCAAGAGCCCCTCAACTGTTCGCAAACTTGAAATAACTCCCTCAACATTATTCTTCTAACGTTggatattttacttttttattaggagtaaacttcaaataccaccccgtGGTTTTGCAGTTTCTTATTTCAgtactatgtgatttaaagtgtaccaatttagtaccatgtggtttcatttttctcttttcgtcaactcCTCGTcaacattttattaaattatgtacaaaaaacatcagatatcccacttaagtttatcgaatattcactttagcatcttttaattttaactttatgactgatttgaccaaaaaaaattagtggagaaataataataaaaaaaagaaactacgggtactaaattgaaatactttaaattataagatattaaaataaaaaaatacgaaattaaGGATTAAATATCTAAATTCATCAATAATTTTATCTAGTTATATAGCTGTTAATATCAAAGTATTAGAGTCACCAAATTTAATGAtaaatttgaactttatttAGTTACAataactcaaaaaaataattgtaacAAAATGGAGGGGGTCTCGAAACAATTTTACCTTCAAAATGTAATgtatgatattatattatattatattatactatccTAATTTGTCACGCAACAATAtaaatagacaaaaaaaaaaaaaagcaccggAATTAATGGGTGAGCATGTGAGAGAAAACATTGAATTTTGTGAACATGGGAGATAACATGCAAGTTGCATTAATAGCTtataaatagttttcttttctttttctttttttttttgtattttagttcTTTAAATACTTGGCACAATGTGCAATAATAGATGTActtaatatttactttatatttgTCTTCTTTGTTTCACTATTTAAAGCTGAGGATTTGGTTAattcactacaataaaaatggtctatagcgacacttttaaatataggtacatgtcaaaaaagtgctactagctaaaattaccgatatttttaaaaagtgttgctatatgtggggtcgctaagtatatagtgacagttaaagagtgtcgctataacctaaaagagtgctgctaatttaccaacacttatttaagcatttagtaaccgccgaaactctatctcgttggctgcggtggcgaaggaggacgacaggaaaggctcttcgtctagaatttcagtggattgagtaaaaagagaagaaaagatggtaattgatttttctttttttttttcttttctgtttgtaatcaggccaaatggactgggtgtggtgggttgagtagagtaatcttttatttttagttagattaggctttatatttaggcattagtagatatttttttaaattttagtataaattggacacttactcaaaagtgttccaaacatgtgttcctataacctaattctgttgtagtgattgcGCGTATGGTCACTGCACTGTTACGACGAccgcataaatatatataagtcaAAAAATAACGATTGCaaaatagataaattataaaataataaaaaaataaaaatttatgtgaaAAATTTTTTACAGACAAAAAGgacaggtggagaagaaaattttattatgcgAAAAAGAGAGTACAATTTCCGAAGATTACAACATGCTATCATGCGATCATGCCTCTAgggcaaagaagaaaaaatgagGGATTTACTCCTTATCAAGTTCCTTCAATATCGGACCCGATCAGGCATGTCGGCCTAAACCTTTCGCTTTCTATCACATACATCAACTTTTTCCTTCAcaaattagtttttaaaatttgtcaCACCGCGAAACTATTGGCGAACCAGGAGCACAAAATCAAAATCGATAACCGAATTTCGAAGTACATCTAACAATAATTatatacaaattcaaatttagtgtTCAGTTTGAtccatttaaatttaatcattgCAGTTAGAACTGCGTGGGAAGATTTAACTACAGCAGTTGAAATTATATGTCCAAATAAGCTGCAATTACAACCAGAgcaattggaaaaaaaaaaaaaagaaacttttaaacAAGATATAAACTTACCATCATTATGacctttttaaacaaaaaaaaaaaaaaaatcaatacacTTCTGAACTGCATACAGtcaaacaaattattaataattctaCTATATCCNGGTGTCTCGTGATTGAACtatatgaaatttgatgttctatgatttcactcttttataatattttggtgtactcacaataaaattcaaatggaAAACAATTTATGTACTAAGAAAGTGGTGTTCTCCTATTAAAAAACGataggaaaagaagaaaaagaaaaaaaaaaaaaaaattctgaatatAAAGGATACGGTTCGTGTCTATGTCTTATCGTTTTAAAATGTCTTCGTTTTAGTTAGAAATTATACTTGGTTTGTTTTCTTGTCATACCGAACAAATCAACCTACATTAATTTATGTTATACAAATTCTTATATGTACGTCaactttttttatatcattaatattaatatacactttcatttttatcttttcgtcagcttctctgttaatatttcattaaattatatacaaaaaattttagatattccatctagatttatcgaatatttactttggtactttttagttttaactttgttactgatttaatgaaaaaaattagtgaaataaataataaaaagataaaaataaaatcacagaacacaaatttgatacattttaaaccacatgatatgaaagtgagaaagtgtgaaactacagaaatgacatttaaagtttttttttttaacaaatgacaaaatttaactattttacatcattttctacAGAAATGGTATTTGAATAGAGCAGTGCATAGGCGTCCCTTTTTTGTTCCTGTTCTTACAAATTTTTAGAACTTTCGACTCCGTCATGTTCccgcaaataagaaaaaaatgctCATCCAGCCCTCGTGTCATTTGAAATGGATCTACGCAAGAATCCCCGTGAAAAAATTTGTCAATTCTATACCCATCACCatctttctcctttctttttctctcttatctAGTCTATTTTTCAACTATCGTCTCATATCCGGAAAGATTCGgtaaatatattaaactaatctaattttatttacacTGACTATCCtgacgcaagtggcaaaggacttggtggttggtacccgagttCCCAAATTCgagaatcctagttgatttatattttcagctaagtttatttctaaatgaaataaacgaagcgaatagcgtgctacctatctctcaaaaaaaaaaattatacaaaataattaaattattgatctaataaaagttaaaattgacAAATTCATTTATTCAACCAAAATcaccaatttttaaaaaaaaaacttatgtaGTCTCAATCAAATTAAAGTCCAGGGTCATTTCAAAGTGGCTTATAGTTATTGGGCCTCATTTATGTTTTACTTAAAACTTATACAAAAACAAATGTCATTGTTatatataaaggaaaaaaaaaaaaaaaaaaaaaacctactatATTCTTCCGGCTTCAAACAGTTTGAAAAATGTttccttacattttttttcgctcaaaatattataaaaaataaaaaattaataaagtatcGACACATAAGATAAATACAAGAATAGATAAGACGATTTTCTCAAATATATTCCTGATTGTTAAGTGttaaccaaaatatttttattaatttttttaaaaaaattttaatttttagaatttattaataaaaattaagatttagaaAGATACTTTGATAATTTtagaagaaatttaaaaattttaaatcaaaaataaataagcaaaatttcatggaaaaaaaaataaaaactatgaaACTGGTGAATACTAAGGACATAATTAtggtttagtttggtattgaggcatatctaacgctattagataaaatagagttaagaaaaaagtatatagggatatgtttcTGTATTCTTCGGTGggatcgcagaaaatatataataaccgactcatcgcgatatgtgaaacgcaatattacatatgaaaacaaatagggtatttttccaacgtactttctcaccgcacgtaacgcaatctccccgcaatcccaaatgaAGCCTATGTTGGCTTGGGTTCACGTGGCCGAGTAGATAAATTCCAagatatttaattagatttggattgGTAAAATTGTGTGAAACTTTATTAGCAATGCAAACCATCAACAAATATAAAACTTAAGTAGAGCTATTATGTTCTTACGAATACGGATgcctttatatttataagttattttttattatagaaCCTTCGTATCGACAATTCGTaccattaaacatgatatacaacatttaaaatttttaaaaaataaattttgtaattttttaaaattattacacaGTTTATCAAACAAGTATAAAATGAATGATTAAAATGAAACGAcctcctaaaaataaaaaattgaatgcttcaatttaagatcgaaattattaatttttat
This DNA window, taken from Ananas comosus cultivar F153 linkage group 5, ASM154086v1, whole genome shotgun sequence, encodes the following:
- the LOC109710539 gene encoding uncharacterized protein LOC109710539 isoform X2 yields the protein MASSAYSRTQKNSLERKSRYDGRLVKNLSKIEPKKIGIGLVAGCCLVLLTYISLAKFFAIYSPVFWLSEDQAPTKLSNTETLPKEIVARNETVETKPDANEEDEEKTSKKPTEVDQLQQREPELDPTEENDFVNLGDKVSRTTNPTPSTAPEESSKSTISELYGKNDKSKSEPAAPRAEPKLTCDDKSVDEGFPYARPEYCDMSGDIRISPKQLTAFFVSPSTPPALAPSGERRLRPYARKDNFLLPGVREVVLKSAGTDGTDNSAPSCTTTHAVPAVVFSVAGYTGNFFHDTADVLIPLFLTSAHYKGEVQFFITNYKPWWVHKYQPVLRKLSRYEPIDFDSDSGVHCFSHATIGLVRDRDLIIYPNPTRNPRNYSMVDFTRFMRAAYGLPRALPAALGEEPGRKPRMLIISRGRTRKLLNLREVAAMAEEMGFRVDVSEAGADVPRFAELVNSCDVLLAVHGAGLTNQVFLPTRAVMVQIVPWGKMDWMATNFYGQPARDMNLKYVEYYISREESTLIDRYPKDHLVFTNPLAIHGQGWKALADIIMTQDVKLDLWRFRPTLLETLNLLQE
- the LOC109710539 gene encoding uncharacterized protein LOC109710539 isoform X1, whose protein sequence is MASSAYSRTQKNSLERKSRYDGRLVKNLSKIEPKKIGIGLVAGCCLVLLTYISLAKFFAIYSPVFSKPSLGLSEDQAPTKLSNTETLPKEIVARNETVETKPDANEEDEEKTSKKPTEVDQLQQREPELDPTEENDFVNLGDKVSRTTNPTPSTAPEESSKSTISELYGKNDKSKSEPAAPRAEPKLTCDDKSVDEGFPYARPEYCDMSGDIRISPKQLTAFFVSPSTPPALAPSGERRLRPYARKDNFLLPGVREVVLKSAGTDGTDNSAPSCTTTHAVPAVVFSVAGYTGNFFHDTADVLIPLFLTSAHYKGEVQFFITNYKPWWVHKYQPVLRKLSRYEPIDFDSDSGVHCFSHATIGLVRDRDLIIYPNPTRNPRNYSMVDFTRFMRAAYGLPRALPAALGEEPGRKPRMLIISRGRTRKLLNLREVAAMAEEMGFRVDVSEAGADVPRFAELVNSCDVLLAVHGAGLTNQVFLPTRAVMVQIVPWGKMDWMATNFYGQPARDMNLKYVEYYISREESTLIDRYPKDHLVFTNPLAIHGQGWKALADIIMTQDVKLDLWRFRPTLLETLNLLQE